The following proteins are encoded in a genomic region of Sporichthya brevicatena:
- a CDS encoding L,D-transpeptidase — MATNRKRAALVGLASSTLLGATLIALPSEASARPSVCNKGRVICVNKSTRQLAFVVNGRTVISMSARFGSSRTPTRNGLFSVYWKNRNHVSSLYGSAMPFSMFFSGGQAIHYSSDFARRGYSGASHGCVNTRDYAATRALFDSVRVGDKVYVHY, encoded by the coding sequence ATGGCCACGAACCGTAAGCGCGCTGCCCTCGTCGGGCTGGCATCGAGCACCCTGCTGGGCGCGACGCTGATCGCCCTCCCCTCGGAGGCGTCGGCCCGCCCGAGCGTCTGCAACAAGGGCCGCGTCATCTGCGTCAACAAGTCGACGCGCCAGCTGGCGTTCGTGGTCAACGGCCGGACGGTCATCTCCATGTCCGCCCGGTTCGGCTCCTCGCGGACGCCGACCCGCAACGGCCTGTTCTCGGTGTACTGGAAGAACCGGAACCACGTGTCGAGCCTCTACGGCAGCGCGATGCCGTTCTCGATGTTCTTCAGCGGCGGCCAGGCGATCCACTACTCGTCGGACTTCGCCCGCCGCGGCTACTCCGGGGCCTCCCACGGCTGCGTGAACACCCGCGACTACGCCGCCACCCGCGCCCTGTTCGACTCGGTGCGCGTCGGCGACAAGGTGTACGTGCACTACTAG